A genomic window from Vitis riparia cultivar Riparia Gloire de Montpellier isolate 1030 chromosome 18, EGFV_Vit.rip_1.0, whole genome shotgun sequence includes:
- the LOC117906678 gene encoding uncharacterized protein LOC117906678, translating to MSMASSSSTASGGLHLEALPLIDLRFLSQSELQALSLTSSHSSDLRRCDDVVIPKIDRSIFNESAGSRKQTYSRLRLAPRKPDIAATIPRRPRFSPHLNQKAALEPVDEENSLIIGLLKGLFATETHADDLIPVQVEYRESSNEILQNIPIDVVADSGRKRKRGRPKSEKTIAVYQNGGSGEGGGMGIINNNGVVVDVAALANAEDPFGPELRRRTEGLTTEEELLGFLTGLSGQWGSRRKKRKIVEASDFGDVLPQGWKLLLSMKRKEGRVWLFCRRYISPNGQQFVSCKEVSSCLLSLSGLQDARQPNYGHNDENSQLAHQISPGNAAGLTLKDDKSKDGLVCSSPSTVTTIPTYHEKQATLLNMGNSWEVKVGEILKCHKCAMTFDEKDDLLHHLSSSHNGTANSCKLSSSICNEVIMKEGKYECRFCHEIFHEENGYNRHVEIHTKTSVKNAETSVLNSDPTPLDGLVSDSIEKTTNGQANDGMSFGLTHKTPKADSIKETHIGKSNNSFFHMGQHFEVTQNDGTFADESVDEQDKDCNTRNDRLGKVHEAPDILAAKTSLAEAALSTSEDRSIQKASNESNVLKCPTDGINELCGSEERISESYSVAPSENQQTCEVEDNVHGASTSLKKELRQEISYESGLATPNDKGETCAEIAEDRLFTSTIKEMKIDCKDEFGQHEPIFDFDNCATYGKDIAINVKQQRVSEDCHLPVPFPNEQKCGFVNNMNGVLSPPIVESNQQRCSKSVTLSGNNQTYDVNNNGSWVSTGTGRPRVEADNSGNNELTFGFGSNHPQPNEDAVTCIEWGISSGSCSLVSSWKDQTCFKNNTNWVSACTKPLQEKGSESGALTPSCKEQIWGVENNGNKFSIGTMDKLKFDEINNSRNSELIITSGNMSNTGVGMDVVTSVQKQRGSEGYLSILSKNEQKIGAESPVTGFCNSAVAELKLGGHSESGFCIQSDGEQKCGIGNDLKRVYPGRFWEVPRLREVENPSNTELMIGFGGSHAQPGQDVMAEVMWRSDEENVLQSALGNSSSSMVLSSSCFPTFDVISDKGLNGLCTANEKFNTDSIENLKFSSLTAQRNSLSEDSKVLSYDAGMEQGFNSSEWLEKETLLPKVAGRHLVAALCIWCRNEFHHENVGNATQTGSTGLMCPTCKVKFSGELNLF from the exons ATGTCCATggcctcctcctcctccacagCCTCCGGCGGTCTCCACCTGGAGGCGTTGCCACTCATCGATCTCCGCTTCCTTTCCCAATCAGAACTCCAGGCCCTCTCTCTTACTTCTTCACACTCCTCCGATCTCCGCCGCTGCGACGACGTTGTCATCCCCAAAATTGACCGCTCCATCTTCAATGAAAGTGCCGGTAGCCGAAAACAGACATACTCCCGCCTCCGCCTCGCCCCTCGCAAGCCCGATATCGCTGCCACCATTCCCCGCCGGCCCAGATTCTCGCCCCACCTTAACCAGAAAGCTGCCCTTGAGCCCGTCGATGAAGAAAACTCCTTAATTATCGGACTCCTTAAAGGCTTGTTCGCTACCGAGACTCACGCCGATGACCTAATCCCGGTTCAAGTCGAATATAGGGAATCGTCTAATGAGATTTTGCAAAATATTCCCATTGATGTTGTTGCCGACAGTGGGAGGAAGAGGAAGCGAGGGCGACCCAAGAGCGAGAAGACGATAGCTGTTTATCAGAATGGTGGAAGCGGTGAAGGTGGGGGTATGGggattataaataataatggtgTCGTCGTAGATGTTGCGGCTTTGGCGAATGCGGAGGACCCTTTTGGTCCGGAATTGAGGAGGAGGACAGAGGGTTTGACCACAGAGGAAGAGTTGTTAGGGTTCTTGACGGGTCTGAGTGGGCAATGGGGGAGTaggaggaagaagaggaagattGTGGAGGCAAGTGATTTCGGAGATGTATTGCCCCAGGGTTGGAAGCTTTTGCTCTCTATGAAGAGGAAAGAAGGCCGCGTCTGGTTATTCTGTCGCAGATACATAAG CCCTAATGGGCAGCAGTTTGTGTCCTGCAAGGAAGTTTCTTCATGTTTGCTTTCTTTGTCTGGACTCCAAGATGCAAGACAGCCAAATTATGGTCACAATGATGAGAATAGTCAACTTGCCCATCAAATTTCTCCTGGAAAT GCAGCTGGTCTTACCCTCAAAGATGACAAGAGTAAGGATGGTCTTGTTTGCTCTTCACCATCAACCGTTACTACTATACCTACTTATCATGAGAAGCAAGCCACCTTATTGAACATGGGTAATTCATGGGAGGTCAAAGTGggggaaattttgaaatgccATAAATGTGCCATGACATTTGATGAGAAGGATGATTTATTGCACCACCTATCATCATCTCACAATGGGACTGCAAATAGCTGTAAACTCAGTTCATCCATCTGCAATGAGGTGATAATGAAAGAGGGAAAATATGAATGTCGGTTCTGCCATGAGATATTCCATGAAGAGAATGGTTACAATCGCCATGTTGAGATCCACACAAAAACATCTGTTAAGAACGCTGAAACATCAGTGCTAAATAGTGATCCCACTCCCTTGGATGGACTTGTCAGTGATTCTATTGAGAAAACTACAAATGGCCAAGCCAATGATGGAATGAGTTTTGGTCTTACCCATAAGACACCAAAAGCAGATTCTATTAAAGAAACTCATATTGGCAAATCCAATAATTCTTTCTTTCATATGGGGCAGCACTTTGAGGTGACCCAAAATGATGGAACTTTTGCTGACGAATCTGTTGACGAGCAGGATAAAGATTGTAATACAAGAAATGATAGACTGGGGAAGGTGCATGAGGCTCCTGATATTTTAGCTGCTAAAACTAGTCTTGCTGAAGCTGCCTTGTCCACAAGTGAGGATAGAAGTATTCAGAAAGCTTCCAATGAGTCAAATGTTCTCAAATGCCCCACAGATGGAATCAATGAATTATGTGGCAGCGAGGAAAGAATTTCTGAAAGTTATTCAGTTGCTCCTTCTGAAAATCAGCAAACATGCGAGGTTGAAGACAATGTGCATGGTGCTTCCACTAGCTTAAAGAAAGAGCTCAGGCAGGAGATAAGTTATGAAAGTGGTCTAGCTACTCCAAATGATAAAGGAGAGACATGTGCTGAAATTGCCGAGGATAGGCTTTTTACTAGCACAATCAAAGAGATGAAAATTGACTGCAAGGATGAATTTGGGCAACATGAGCCAATATTTGATTTTGACAATTGTGCTACATATGGTAAAGATATTGCAATTAATGTCAAGCAGCAAAGAGTTTCTGAAGACTGCCATTTGCCTGTTCCTTTCCCAAACGAGCAAAAATGtggttttgttaataatatgaATGGAGTTTTATCTCCTCCCATAGTGGAGTCCAATCAGCAAAGATGTTCTAAAAGCGTCACTCTATCTGGCAATAACCAGACATATGATGTCAACAATAATGGCAGTTGGGTTTCTACTGGCACTGGCAGGCCTAGAGTTGAAGCGGACAACTCTGGGAATAATGAACTAACATTTGGCTTTGGTAGCAATCACCCTCAGCCTAATGAGGATGCTGTGACCTGTATTGAGTGGGGAATAAGTTCTGGAAGCTGTTCTCTTGTTTCATCCTGGAAGGATCAAACATGCTTTAAAAATAACACCAATTGGGTTTCTGCTTGCACAAAACCCCTGCAGGAAAAAGGTTCTGAAAGTGGTGCTCTCACTCCATCTTGTAAGGAACAAATATGGGGCGTTGAAAATAATGGGAATAAGTTTTCTATTGGCACAATGGATAAGCTCAAATTTGATGAAATAAACAACTCTAGGAATAGTGAGCTAATCATTACTTCTGGCAACATGAGCAACACTGGAGTAGGTATGGATGTTGTGACAAGTGTTCAGAAGCAAAGAGGATCTGAAGGTTATTTATCTATTCTTTCTAAGAATGAGCAAAAAATTGGTGCTGAAAGTCCTGTTACTGGGTTTTGCAATAGTGCAGTGGCAGAGCTCAAACTGGGAGGACATTCTGAGAGTGGATTTTGTATTCAATCTGATGGTGAGCAAAAATGCGGCATTGGTAATGATTTGAAGAGGGTTTATCCTGGAAGATTCTGGGAGGTTCCAAGACTTAGGGAAGTAGAAAATCCTAGTAATACTGAGCTGATGATTGGTTTCGGCGGCAGTCATGCCCAACCTGGTCAGGACGTCATGGCTGAGGTTATGTGGAGAAGTGATGAAGAAAATGTGCTGCAGAGTGCTTTAGGCAATTCTTCATCTTCAATGGTGCTTTCATCCAGTTGCTTTCCCACGTTTGACGTAATCTCAGATAAG GGGTTAAATGGACTCT
- the LOC117905502 gene encoding uncharacterized protein LOC117905502, whose translation MTIFNCFSALVGKKKKKDKEDEESSKTVDHKKGVRTMEVKLEHPLKSSKPEELNTTSFSVSVPFDIKGSSTCKVKVMSHESPIEGEAVEVAYEGEDEHEDNSSIKRELSDFDLQTHVANAGEEEFQLRHRNMNYSDSFDIEVNGQFEDKAEKDAEKGVDMIQNGHVSDPGIPKADFWASPKLKRSCSNLESRDVLKKIAGQLPPSKSHSFEELQGLADGAREDVFPRNPGSPGSVLSRRSADRVMLKKRSSSQVLPSRSRRLWWKLFLWSHRNLHKPWTTKPRPLPIAAAFNQQGGYCSDTLEPNRALQLSELESPGSFTGNNHPNDNQSWDGFHGRTSGLWPQNHWVAFSAESSPFARVDEWVKDLETQPPLPVDNDDNNVEDIIFPPSPETGRSPARSTAHLTRHPNTNLSEEILHANSVIQSLNSSSTVAHISGIGLKVIPTISHFSSLRSVNLSSNYIVHITPGSLPKGLHILNLSRNKISTIEGLRELTRLRVLDLSYNRISRIGHGLSNCTLIKELYLAGNKISDVEALHRLLKLTVLDLSFNKITTTKSLGQLVANYNSLLALNLLGNPIQSNISDDQIRKAVGSLLPKLAYLNKQPIKPQRAREVATDSVAKAALGYSGQSSRRRAVKRVSQGGSLVSSGHRSSASVGHKSRTRSKSRTHHQSPLKTSSSALASSSR comes from the exons ATGACAATTTTCAATTGCTTCTCCGCACTGgttgggaagaagaagaagaaagacaag GAAGACGAGGAATCTTCAAAAACCGTTGATCACAAAAAGGGAGTTAGAACTATGGAAGTGAAGCTGGAACACCCTTTGAAATCTTCCAAACCAGAGGAGTTAAATACAACTTCTTTTAGTGTCTCAGTACCTTTTGATATAAAGGGGAGTTCTACATGCAAGGTCAAGGTAATGAGCCATGAGAGTCCCATTGAAGGTGAAGCAGTGGAGGTAGCTTATGAAGGAGAAGACGAGCACGAAGATAACTCCTCCATCAAGAGGGAACTCTCGGATTTTGATCTCCAAACCCATGTAGCTAATGCAGGAGAAGAAGAATTTCAATTGAGACACAGAAACATGAATTATTCTGATTCATTTGATATTGAAGTTAATGGACAATTTGAGGACAAAGCCGAGAAGGATGCTGAAAAGGGTGTTGATATGATCCAGAATGGACATGTAAGTGATCCGGGCATACCCAAGGCAGATTTCTGGGCTTCACCCAAGCTTAAGCGCTCCTGTTCTAATTTAGAGTCGAGGGATGTGCTCAAGAAAATAGCTGGACAGTTGCCCCCTTCCAAGTCTCATTCTTTTGAAGAATTGCAAGGTTTAGCCGATGGGGCAAGGGAGGATGTTTTTCCGAGGAATCCTGGCAGCCCAGGGTCTGTATTGAGTCGTCGCAGTGCAGACAGAGTGATGTTGAAGAAGCGCTCTTCAAGCCAAGTTTTGCCTTCAAGGAGTAGAAGATTGTGGTGGAAATTATTCCTTTGGAGCCACAGGAACCTCCACAAACCATGGACTACAAAGCCACGCCCACTTCCCATCGCTGCTGCTTTCAACCAGCAAGGGGGTTACTGTTCGGATACCCTTGAACCAAATAGAGCTCTGCAGTTGAGTGAGCTGGAATCACCTGGATCATTCACCGGCAACAACCACCCAAATGACAACCAGAGCTGGGATGGCTTTCATGGTAGAACTTCTGGTTTATGGCCCCAGAATCACTGGGTTGCTTTCTCAGCAGAATCATCACCCTTTGCAAGAGTTGATGAATGGGTGAAAGATCTGGAAACCCAACCCCCGTTGCCAGTTGACAATGATGACAACAATGTTGAAGATATCATCTTCCCACCTTCTCCTGAGACAGGTAGATCACCGGCTAGAAGTACAGCACACCTGACTCGGCATCCAAATACCAATCTTTCAGAGGAAATATTACATGCCAATAGTGTGATCCAGTCTCTGAATTCTTCTTCAACTGTGGCTCACATCTCTGGTATTGGTTTAAAAGTGATTCCCACCATATCACACTTCTCCAGTCTACGATCAGTCAACTTATCAAGCAACTACATAG TCCATATTACACCTGGATCACTGCCAAAGGGCCTTCACATCCTCAATTTGTCCAGAAACAAGATCAGCACCATTGAAGGACTCAGAGAATTAACCCGATTGCGGGTACTTGATCTCAGTTACAATCGGATCTCCCGAATTGGGCATG GGTTGTCAAATTGTACGCTTATCAAGGAGCTCTATCTTGCGGGAAACAAGATTAGTGATGTTGAAGCCTTACATCGGCTCTTGAAGCTGACAGTCTTGGACCTTAGCTTCAACAAGATAACCACCACAAAATCGCTGGGCCAACTTGTGGCTAATTACAACTCCTTGCTGGCTCTGAACCTGCTGGGAAATCCAATCCAAAGCAACATCAGTGACGACCAAATCCGCAAGGCAGTTGGCAGTCTCCTCCCAAAGTTAGCTTACCTCAACAAGCAGCCCATCAAACCACAAAGAGCACGAGAGGTGGCCACAGATAGTGTTGCCAAAGCGGCACTTGGGTACAGTGGCCAGAGCTCTCGCCGGAGGGCAGTGAAGAGGGTGAGCCAAGGTGGTTCACTTGTCTCCAGTGGGCATAGGAGCAGTGCGAGTGTTGGGCATAAGAGCAGGACCAGGTCAAAGAGCAGAACCCACCACCAGTCGCCCCTCAAGACTAGTTCATCTGCACTTGCATCATCATCTCGCTAG
- the LOC117905504 gene encoding protein WHAT'S THIS FACTOR 1 homolog, chloroplastic, which produces MAWWWRRLILSSKLSQYKTLLPPISSNPKPFISFFSTSFLRTKTPKKHKKRRKPKESPRTKLVQSEPNRLSHFELLVQRDSFFRFFTKSKDFLSKQPDHVLRFDDAGKLHRELGFPRGRKVIRSIQRHPLIFETYRHTDGKMWFGFTDFMEDLLEEEKSIMESMETERVTTVRKLLMMSAKKRIPLSKIYHCRALFGIPEDFRDRVSKYPNYFKIVVEDDGKRVLELVNWDPLLAVSALERDFMIDEDRVKKAFKFPVKHGKDLDLDEGDVRKLNLLNTLPLVSPYSDGSGLNIWTLEAEKYRVGVLHEFLSMTLEKRASIHHIVEFKEEFSLTKHTYQMLLKQPRTFYLAGTEMNWVVFLRDAYDENGVLMNKDPQVVFNEKLFEYAEMQDMESDSGIRNKSRG; this is translated from the coding sequence ATGGCGTGGTGGTGGCGCCGGCTCATCCTAAGCTCCAAACTCTCCCAGTACAAAACCCTACTCCCTCCCATctcttcaaaccctaaacccttcATCTCCTTCTTCTCCACCTCCTTCCTTCGcaccaaaaccccaaaaaaGCACAAGAAAAGGAGAAAGCCCAAGGAGAGTCCCAGAACCAAACTCGTTCAGTCGGAGCCTAATCGCCTCTCCCACTTTGAACTACTTGTCCAACGCGACTCCTTCTTCAGATTCTTCACCAAATCAAAAGATTTTCTCTCCAAACAGCCCGACCACGTCCTCCGCTTCGATGACGCCGGCAAACTCCACCGCGAGCTAGGCTTTCCCCGTGGCCGCAAAGTCATCCGCTCCATCCAGCGCCACCCCTTGATTTTCGAGACGTATCGACACACCGATGGAAAAATGTGGTTCGGCTTTACGGATTTTATGGAGGACCTATTGGAGGAAGAGAAATCCATTATGGAGTCTATGGAGACGGAAAGAGTTACTACGGTGCGGAAACTGCTAATGATGTCTGCCAAGAAGCGGATTCCGTTGAGTAAAATTTATCACTGTAGGGCATTGTTTGGGATTCCGGAGGATTTTAGGGACCGGGTTTCCAAGTATCcgaattatttcaaaattgtgGTTGAAGATGATGGGAAGAGAGTGCTTGAACTAGTGAATTGGGATCCATTGTTAGCCGTGAGTGCGCTGGAGAGGGACTTTATGATTGATGAGGATCGGGTTAAGAAGGCATTTAAGTTTCCAGTGAAACATGGGAAGGACTTGGACTTGGATGAGGGTGATGTGAGGAAGTTGAATTTGTTGAACACTCTCCCGCTCGTCTCGCCATACTCAGATGGATCAGGATTAAATATTTGGACTTTGGAGGCAGAGAAGTATAGGGTTGGGGTGTTGCATGAGTTCTTGAGCATGACATTGGAGAAGAGGGCTTCTATACATCATATAGTGGAGTTCAAAGAAGAGTTCAGTTTGACTAAGCATACCTATCAGATGCTTCTGAAGCAGCCCAGGACATTTTATTTGGCAGGGACGGAGATGAATTGGGTTGTTTTCTTGAGAGATGCTTATGATGAAAATGGAGTCTTGATGAATAAGGATCCACAGGTGGTCTTCAATGAGAAGCTTTTTGAATATGCAGAAATGCAAGATATGGAGTCTGATTCTGGTATAAGAAACAAAAGTAGAGGTTAA